The Rattus rattus isolate New Zealand chromosome 1, Rrattus_CSIRO_v1, whole genome shotgun sequence genome includes a region encoding these proteins:
- the Tsta3 gene encoding GDP-L-fucose synthase yields MGEPHGSMRILVTGGSGLVGRAIQKVVADGAGLPGEEWVFVSSKDADLTDAAQTQALFQKVQPTHVIHLAAMVGGLFRNIKYNLDFWRKNVHINDNVLHSAFEVGTRKVVSCLSTCIFPDKTTYPIDETMIHNGPPHNSNFGYSYAKRMIDVQNRAYFQQHGCTFTSVIPTNVFGPYDNFNIEDGHVLPGLIHKVHLAKSSGSALTVWGTGKPRRQFIYSLDLARLFIWVLREYNEVEPIILSVGEEDEVSIKEAAEAVVEAMDFSGEVTFDSTKSDGQYKKTASNGKLRSYLPDFCFTPFKQAVKETCTWFTENYEQARK; encoded by the exons ATGGGTGAACCCCACGGATCCATGAGGATCCTAGTAACAGGGGGCTCTGGACTGGTGGGCAGAGCCATACAGAAGGTGGTCGCAGATGGGGCCGGCTTGCCTGGAGAGGAATGGGTGTTTGTCTCCTCCAAAGATGCAGATCTGAC GGATGCAGCGCAAACCCAAGCTCTGTTCCAGAAGGTACAGCCCACCCACGTCATCCATCTTGCTGCAATGGTAGGCGGCCTTTTCCGGAATATTAAATACAACTTGGATTTCTGG AGGAAGAACGTGCACATCAATGACAACGTCCTACATTCAGCCTTCGAGGTGGGCACACGCAAGGTGGTCTCCTGCCTGTCCACCTGCATCTTCCCTGACAAGACCACCTATCCTATTGATGAGACCATG atCCACAACGGGCCGCCTCACAACAGCAATTTTGGGTACTCATATGCCAAGAGGATGATTGACGTGCAGAACAG GGCCTACTTCCAGCAGCATGGCTGTACCTTCACCTCCGTCATCCCTACCAATGTCTTTGGGCCTTACGACAACTTCAACATCGAAGATGGCCACGTGCTGCCGGGCCTCATCCATAAGGTGCACCTGGCCAAGA GCAGTGGTTCAGCCTTGACTGTGTGGGGTACGGGGAAGCCGCGGAGACAGTTCATCTACTCACTG GACCTAGCCCGGCTCTTCATCTGGGTCCTTCGGGAGTACAATGAGGTGGAGCCCATCATCCTCTCAG TGGGCGAGGAAGATGAAGTGTCTATCAAGGAGGCAGCTGAGGCCGTGGTGGAGGCCATGGACTTCTCTGGGGAAGTCACT TTTGATTCAACAAAGTCAGATGGGCAGTATAAGAAGACAGCCAGCAATGGCAAGTTGCGGTCCTACTTGCCTGACTTCTGTTTCACACCCTTCAAGCAGG CTGTGAAGGAAACTTGTACTTGGTTCACCGAAAACTACGAGCAGGCCCGGAAGTAA
- the Znf623 gene encoding zinc finger protein 623, giving the protein MMSDKLTVLEPSASKTGEFPEDRLAQLLGNPETQSLESPSCQDGGFTQMTVAHWKIQTGDTAPVCSKSGRNPILDSNLLILQRELIEGETRSCGVGGKSFPFNSNVVPHPVSHAGEKPYKCDHCGKGFSQTSLLTEHQRVHTGDRLYVCNVCGKDFIHYANLMEHQLVHTGEKPFKCAQCGKAFCHSSDLLRHQRVHTRERPFECKECGKGFSQSSLLIRHQRIHTGERPYECNECGKSFIRSSSLIRHYQIHTEVKQYECRDCGKAFRHRSDLIEHQRIHTGERPFECHECGKAFIRSSKLIQHQRIHTGERPYVCNECGKRFSQTSNFTQHQRIHTGEKLYECNECGKAFFLSSYLIRHQKIHTGERVYECKECGKAFLQKAHLTEHQKIHTGDRPFECKDCGKAFIQSSKLLLHQIVHTGEKPYVCSYCGKGFIQRSNFLQHQKMHTEEKLYKYSEHGKDLAPPPDLVPQENLSLSETSVHLGETATDQERCGENF; this is encoded by the coding sequence ATGATGTCAGACAAACTCACAGTGCTGGAGCCCTCTGCCTCGAAGACCGGGGAATTTCCTGAAGACAGATTGGCGCAGCTGTTGGGAAACCCGGAAACACAGAGCCTGGAGAGCCCCTCCTGTCAGGACGGGGGCTTCACTCAGATGACAGTGGCCCACTGGAAAATTCAAACAGGAGACACAGCCCCAGTGTGTAGTAAGTCAGGAAGAAATCCCATTCTCGACTCCAACCTTCTTATCCTTCAGAGAGAGCTGATAGAAGGGGAGACCCGTTCCTGTGGCGTGGGTGGCAAAAGTTTCCCATTTAATTCAAATGTAGTTCCACATCCGGTTTCTCACGCGGGGGAGAAGCCGTATAAATGTGATCACTGTGGGAAAGGCTTCAGTCAAACCTCCCTCCTCACTGAACACCAAAGAGTCCACACCGGGGACAGACTctatgtgtgcaatgtgtgtgggAAAGACTTCATTCACTATGCAAACCTAATGGAGCATCAGCTTGTACACACAGGAGAAAAGCCGTTCAAGTGTGCACAGTGCGGaaaagcattttgtcacagttcAGACCTGCTTCGGCACCAGAGGGTTCATACCAGAGAGAGGCCTTTTGAATGCAAAGAGTGTGGGAAAGGCTTCAGTCAGAGCTCCTTACTCATTCGCCATCAAAGAATTCACACAGGAGAAAGACCCTATGAGTGTAATGAGTGTGGAAAATCCTTCATTCGGAGCTCGAGCCTTATCCGCCATTACCAGATCCACACGGAAGTTAAACAGTACGAGTGCAGAGACTGCGGCAAGGCCTTCCGACACCGCTCGGACCTCATCGAGCACCagagaattcacactggagagagacCCTTTGAGTGTCACGAGTGTGGGAAGGCCTTTATTCGAAGCTCAAAGCTCATTCagcatcagagaattcatactggagaaagGCCTTATGTATGCAATGAGTGCGGAAAGCGTTTCAGTCAGACATCTAACTTCACTCAGCACCAGAGGATCCACACTGGGGAAAAACTCTACGAGTGTAACGAATGTGGGAAGGCGTTCTTCCTGAGCTCGTACCTTATACGACACCAGAAAATCCACACTGGCGAGCGGGTGTATGAGTGTAAAGAGTGCGGGAAGGCTTTTCTGCAGAAGGCCCACCTCACTGAGCATCAGAAGATCCACACTGGAGACCGACCCTTTGAGTGCAAAgactgtgggaaagccttcatcCAGAGTTCGAAGCTACTGCTGCATCAGATcgttcacactggagagaagccctatgtgTGCAGCTACTGCGGGAAAGGCTTCATTCAGAGATCCAACTTCCTTCAGCACCAGAAGATGCACACCGAAGAGAAGCTCTACAAGTACAGTGAGCATGGGAAAGATCTCGCCCCGCCCCCAGACCTTGTTCCCCAGGAGAATCTTTCGCTGAGCGAGACCTCCGTTCATTTAGGAGAGACAGCTACAGATCAGGAGCGTTGCGGAGAGAATTTCTAA